The following DNA comes from Nicotiana tabacum cultivar K326 unplaced genomic scaffold, ASM71507v2 Un00001, whole genome shotgun sequence.
tttatttatttttttattttattttttattttttttttgtgtaggAGGAAATCTTTGATGAGACGGATCACCACGTGGAGGATTCATAATCATATATATGTTGTTAATTATGTTGTTGTAGACAATGTATAATTAGAAAATTTTGATGTCTTATTTAAGAGATGTGTTATACTGTACTTCCGAACAACTATAGTAGAACATTCAGACGCTTTGTACAAGACTCTTGTCTACTGAAGAAATGAGCCTCAAAAAGTTACAAAAAGGTTCTTTCTGATATAAAGACGTTTTCAGTCAGCATTGGAGCAATTTATGATACTGTGCTGAGTTTTGCGTGTATTGTTTTTGTGGCTGGCTATCGGCTGTTTTCAAGATTAAATTACTTTTAAGATGGCAGTCGGCAGATGGAGTGTCATCAAATAGCTTGTACCATAGTAAATTACCTAAAGATATGGCGGACGGGAATAGGAACTCTCAGAGTGAAACTGGAGCTGCTAATATTAGCCAACTGCTCAGTTTTCAAGGGATAAAATGATTTGACGTCGGTAATGAGTTGATTTACTCTCATGATTAACAACTTAAAATGATGTTTACAGCGTTTGGCTTACTTCAGAATGGTCATCTCATATTGGCTCCTGAATTCTTCTGAAGTAATGACACGTAATTTCACGGGTCAATACCTTTAGATATTTTCACTCATAGGTGGCCCCCTGATTTTGAGACTGGCTAGTCGAGGTCAAATCAATTAGTTGTCCAGCCATACAAGATAGTATAATATACGACTTACACTGACATTTTTTTCTTGAAGAAGCTTGCATAAAATTTCGTTAGTGTAGATAAGAAGTTGAAGTAGTGCAGTGAAAATGGAGACGGCTTATTCAAAAGGTCATCTTTACAGGAGAAATGAGCAAAATATACAAAATTACACAACAATGAAACTCCATGAAGCAGGAATAAAAGTTCTGACGTTTAACATCTGAACGAACCTCTGAATCATCAACAAGGAAGAGAAAAAGTTAATATACACTGATTAGGTGATAATATCTATCTGTGACGTTTAACCCTTTTCTCCTCTCTCCTCCTTTTATCCTCCTTGTCCCTGGACTTCTTTTTTGATCTATGTTTCCTACACTGGTGGTGGTGTTTACTGGATTTAGCCTTCTTCCGGCCCTTTGTCGTATCTTCTGACAGAGATTCATTTTCTAAAGAACCAGGGGAATTCAGCCAGACGGGCTTCTCTGGACCAATGACAACATGATATGCGCGTCCTTTGCTTAGCTTCATATCAGGACTTGCTGACTCTCTTTCTCTAGGATCCGGACCAGAAGGAAGGTAAGGGCCAGCTTCATCCATCCGTGACCCAACAGTTCCCCTGCCACGCTTGACCCTGCCAATAACAAGATGTTCATTTAGCAATGTGAGGCACATCGAAGTTGTGACACCACAAAAGGACAAGGAAGTGAGAAGTTTAAGACTCAATGCATGCAGCCACAGAGATGCGCAAATAGATGTTCTGAGAGAAAGACTGACCTTGACTGTAAAAATTCCTCAATTTCAGCATCTCTCAAGCCATCATCCTCACTGGAATGAGAATCCTGCATCTCTCTTTTCTTTGATCCACTCGTGCCTGAATCAGTATCACATCTCTCATGTGACCTCCTTTCCGAGACACTAGAGCTATGACACTTTGTATCTCTGTTCTTATCTGCCAACCTCCCTTTAAGCCTGTTCTCAAGCTCCACCTCTTTCTGCCTTAACTTCCACATTTCATTTACTTCAACAGCTCGGTTAGCTGCAATTAGTAAATTTCAGAGCCACAAAAGATGCGACTATGAGCACTAATATAAGAAACCTGTCCGAGAAAGAATAGTGCTTTGTGTCTATATGTGAAGAATAATTTTACCCTTCAGATAAACTATACTTTCACATTTTCCGGTCTAACCCCTAGTTCATGTAGGTTTTTCAAAAGTCGAGTTGTGTAGAACCTACTAAGGCAGCACAACATTCAcacaacaaaatcaaggaaaaaacATAAGGATATGCATGAAGTAgttgattttttcttcttttaaatcagTAGTGAATATGCATGAAGTAGTTCTTATATTATCTTCTAAAAAACTTGATTGTAGGTGCTAAGTGCTTGTGTAATCTCGTGAGTTCCTAATACTCTTGCAAGAGCTACTAATGACAGAGCAATGCCCGCACGCACAAAGTGGAAAAAACAGTTCTTTCAACAGAACGTCCTTTCCTCTACATGGTATTTGACCTGGTTAATTCTTTTTCTCTAATTAGTAAGAGGCTTCTGTGTCCtatttcttcttctacttctttcaGTCACTGATTCTTTTGAAAATACTCTTATGATTTTGTGGTCTTTTCATTCAACTCTTCTCGTACAGGAGTAAATTGTTACGAAATGCAAGGCTAAAATCGATCATACTCTAAGCTTTCTTACTTTGTTTTGACTTATAAATCGTGTGCACCAGTCGGCTACTCTAAGCTTGCATATCTATTGTCACTAGACTCTAAATTTGCTCAGCGAGATGCTGGCAGAGCATAACACCAGATTTCTGCCTAGAGAAAGTGATCTTAGCTGAATAACTGACACTAATTCCAATTAAGTGCAGTAAATATTGAGTTACTTTAGATGAAAGAGTTTTCAAAGACGGGAAATGAGAAGTAATGGATCAACCCGAACAAAAAGCTAGAACTCGTAGTGGGAAATAAAAGCGATGCGTGCCTTGTTGTACTCCAAGAACAGTTGCTGTTAAAAACCGTGAATTTGGTCTCCCCCTGACATTAGGCCGATGAAGATAAGAAAGTGCACCATCTGACTCTGCTTGCCGCCGCAATTCTGCAGCCTCTTTCAACAGAATTGCTGCAATTCTGTTCTctgtctccaaatccatatccaCCCCCTATAACACTCAAAACTGCAAATGGTCAAATAAAGATATCTTTTAGGCAGAGGCAAATCCAACATATAAGCATATCCttgtacatatatacatataccaaaTACAAGAAGAATTCtataaatatgtatatatgtcaAGTGATGCAGTCATTGCTTTTAAATCTTAGATTTTACTCTATCTGTAGGTCACATATAAAATTAGCAGATCCCATAACTGCATTGGGGCAATGGTTTCTGCTAACAAAGTAAGTAGTCCAAAATAAAACATGAATGCTTTGATATGCAAAACCGTAAATGGCCAATCTCGCATCTTGGTATGTAACAATCAACAAATCAGGAACGCCCCAGTCCCACACTAGTTAGGGTTAGCTATATGAACCCTTAATATCCATTCCGCTCAATTCACGCAGATTTCATTCCAATACTTGATAAACTGCCTTTTAGGATAAACTAGGACTCTATAAAACTAGAGGTATCTTGCATCTATAGGTGATATGTAAAATTAGTGGATACCATAACTGCAACAGATTTCAATATGGCTATTGACGAGCTATACATAACCAACCACACGATTCAGGTATACAGAAAAAAATGGCATCGTTACGCACTGGATGCAGAAAATTTACCAAGATTGCAGCAAAACCAACCCATTATAAATAATCAGATAGGGTTCATAAAAGACTTTTACTTTATAAGTAAAAGGAATTCATTAGACTTGAAATTCAAGACTATCATCAATCACAAAATCATGACaataaaaatccaatttttgggGCAGTTTTTCTTAAATTTCCTTTCATATTATACGAATCGGCGTGGACTTCTTTTTGCAGTGAAATTAGACACAAAGCATAGCATCAGATTAAAAATAAGCGCTTCAACATGAAAAGTGATTAGGGATTTAGTTTCATTCATGACGAAGGAGAGGAGGAAAtcgagaaagaaaagaaagaggggaACTTACAACTTGATTCACTGGAGAGAGATCACCGAGAAATTCGCCGTAGAGAGATGGAAAATCCTAAGAGAAGAGACTGCCCTAATTTCAAATGTCGGGGCAGAAACCAATCGGAATTCGTATTCATGAGCTTATAGTGTTTTGGGCCTCCGTGTGAAATCCATTGGGCCTACTCCTTTCATTAGATGGAAAAAAACGTTCACTGGCCACTTTTCGggatttttacacaaatagccagaTGAATTCGTTGCTTATTTTTTCTAGCT
Coding sequences within:
- the LOC107786597 gene encoding uncharacterized protein LOC107786597 isoform X2, translated to MDLETENRIAAILLKEAAELRRQAESDGALSYLHRPNVRGRPNSRFLTATVLGVQQANRAVEVNEMWKLRQKEVELENRLKGRLADKNRDTKCHSSSVSERRSHERCDTDSGTSGSKKREMQDSHSSEDDGLRDAEIEEFLQSRVKRGRGTVGSRMDEAGPYLPSGPDPRERESASPDMKLSKGRAYHVVIGPEKPVWLNSPGSLENESLSEDTTKGRKKAKSSKHHHQCRKHRSKKKSRDKEDKRRREEKRVKRHR
- the LOC107786597 gene encoding uncharacterized protein LOC107786597 isoform X1 encodes the protein MDLETENRIAAILLKEAAELRRQAESDGALSYLHRPNVRGRPNSRFLTATVLGVQQGTHRFYFPLRVLAFCSANRAVEVNEMWKLRQKEVELENRLKGRLADKNRDTKCHSSSVSERRSHERCDTDSGTSGSKKREMQDSHSSEDDGLRDAEIEEFLQSRVKRGRGTVGSRMDEAGPYLPSGPDPRERESASPDMKLSKGRAYHVVIGPEKPVWLNSPGSLENESLSEDTTKGRKKAKSSKHHHQCRKHRSKKKSRDKEDKRRREEKRVKRHR